The following coding sequences are from one Collimonas arenae window:
- a CDS encoding SRPBCC family protein, producing MKFSHLIEINDPLNPLIDTLTREQLWRGLVMRAEQPMLFVEHLDDCQLSEQSMQSVTRELRYGKVIVRDIVSYLPQLQVRYQVPKQQDIGGSNLIMTIEEPEPEMLFVRFEYEDDAVELQPAAQAEQEFYDEFRRSAYQEADIDTVRVIRELAAEGRLG from the coding sequence ATGAAATTCAGCCATCTGATCGAAATCAACGATCCCCTCAACCCGCTGATCGACACCTTGACGCGCGAGCAATTGTGGCGCGGGCTGGTCATGCGCGCCGAACAGCCGATGTTGTTTGTCGAGCATCTCGACGACTGCCAGCTATCCGAGCAGTCGATGCAGTCGGTCACGCGTGAGTTGCGCTATGGCAAAGTCATCGTGCGCGACATCGTCAGCTACCTGCCGCAGCTCCAGGTGCGCTACCAGGTGCCAAAACAGCAGGATATCGGCGGCTCCAACCTGATCATGACGATTGAGGAACCGGAGCCGGAAATGCTGTTTGTGCGTTTCGAGTATGAGGACGACGCCGTTGAGTTGCAGCCGGCGGCCCAGGCCGAACAAGAGTTTTACGACGAATTCCGGCGTTCCGCCTATCAGGAAGCCGATATCGACACGGTGCGTGTCATCCGCGAACTGGCTGCCGAAGGCCGGTTGGGATAA
- a CDS encoding DUF4404 family protein, whose protein sequence is MTIDNIKASLQKLHTTLESNGTVDNELKELLQKLDIDIQDLLKKDAADIAAKAPEPDLRSELVERAQGISARLAVKHPHLEPVLREIADTLTNMGI, encoded by the coding sequence ATGACCATCGACAATATCAAGGCATCACTGCAAAAGCTCCACACCACGCTGGAAAGCAACGGTACAGTCGATAATGAACTGAAGGAACTGCTGCAAAAGCTGGATATCGACATCCAGGACCTGCTCAAAAAAGATGCAGCAGACATCGCCGCCAAAGCGCCGGAACCCGATCTGCGCTCGGAATTGGTGGAACGCGCGCAAGGCATTTCGGCGCGGCTGGCAGTGAAACATCCGCATCTGGAACCGGTATTGCGCGAAATCGCCGATACACTGACCAATATGGGTATCTGA
- a CDS encoding recombination-associated protein RdgC, whose amino-acid sequence MWFKNLQIFRIPAPWAISAEQLEAFLAPQAFAKCSSLELQSQGWLSPRENGMLVHTVNRQMMILLGTEKKLLPATVVNQVTKARAAEIEEQQGFAPGRKQLKDLKEQITDELLPRAFSIQRNTWVWIDPVNGWLVIDAASPTKAEEILKLLLASVDKLQISGLRTAHSPLTSMTNWLASDEAPHGFTVDQDTELRATGEGKATVRYVRHTIEADDVRRHIAAGKQCTRLAMTWADHISFVLTESLAIKRIAPLDVLKEGNDTSSKNDDERFDSDMMLMTGELSKMLNDLVFALGGEAQALS is encoded by the coding sequence ATGTGGTTTAAAAATCTCCAAATTTTCCGAATTCCCGCTCCGTGGGCCATCTCCGCAGAACAATTGGAAGCCTTCCTGGCACCGCAGGCTTTCGCCAAGTGCAGCAGTCTGGAATTGCAAAGCCAGGGCTGGCTGTCGCCGCGCGAGAACGGCATGCTGGTGCATACCGTCAATCGCCAGATGATGATCCTGCTTGGCACTGAAAAGAAATTGTTGCCGGCCACCGTCGTCAACCAGGTCACCAAGGCGCGCGCCGCCGAGATTGAAGAGCAGCAAGGCTTTGCGCCCGGCCGCAAGCAGCTCAAGGACCTCAAGGAACAAATCACCGACGAACTGCTGCCGCGCGCGTTCAGCATCCAGCGCAATACCTGGGTCTGGATCGATCCGGTCAACGGTTGGCTGGTGATCGACGCCGCCAGCCCGACCAAGGCCGAGGAAATCCTCAAGCTGCTGCTGGCATCGGTCGATAAATTGCAGATTTCCGGCCTGCGCACCGCGCACTCGCCGCTGACCTCGATGACCAACTGGCTGGCATCGGATGAAGCGCCGCACGGCTTCACCGTTGACCAGGACACCGAACTGCGCGCCACCGGCGAGGGCAAGGCCACCGTCCGCTACGTACGCCACACCATCGAAGCCGACGACGTCCGGCGCCACATCGCCGCCGGCAAGCAATGCACGCGCCTGGCCATGACCTGGGCCGACCACATTTCCTTCGTCCTGACCGAATCCTTGGCAATCAAACGCATCGCGCCGCTGGACGTCCTGAAAGAAGGCAACGACACCAGCAGCAAGAACGACGACGAACGTTTCGATTCCGACATGATGCTGATGACCGGCGAACTAAGCAAGATGCTCAACGACCTGGTATTTGCATTAGGCGGCGAAGCCCAAGCCCTAAGTTAA
- a CDS encoding GGDEF domain-containing protein: protein MGLSTFWYVVSWLIGSLALVLAFSVMGSHLSFPVATNFSQLLVCLSFILTLGRCIYLANMLSRMQRKMTEKNQQLVQAMKRVQELATRDELTNIENRRSLMEILAVEQKRFQRGGTPFCIAILDLDGFKSVNDNFGHAAGDMVLKTFVEIVRNEMRLSDHFARYGGDEFVLVLTGTTVSEGVTALDRICAETEVYDWSKFGQGIVLTASIGITDFRPGETIDAAFQRADMALYAAKSAGRNRVMISPDSFDTSSDGTTIRAF from the coding sequence TTGGGACTGAGTACCTTCTGGTACGTGGTCAGCTGGCTGATCGGTTCGCTGGCGCTTGTGCTGGCCTTCAGTGTGATGGGGTCGCACTTGAGCTTCCCGGTCGCCACCAATTTCAGCCAGCTGCTGGTTTGCCTGTCCTTCATCCTGACTCTGGGGCGTTGCATCTACCTGGCCAACATGCTGAGCCGCATGCAGCGCAAGATGACCGAGAAGAACCAGCAGCTGGTGCAGGCCATGAAGCGGGTGCAGGAACTGGCCACGCGCGACGAACTGACCAACATCGAGAACCGTCGTTCGCTGATGGAAATTCTGGCGGTCGAACAGAAGCGCTTCCAGCGCGGCGGTACGCCGTTCTGCATCGCCATCCTTGATCTGGACGGCTTCAAGTCAGTCAATGACAATTTCGGCCATGCAGCCGGCGATATGGTGCTCAAGACCTTCGTCGAGATCGTGCGCAATGAAATGCGCTTGAGCGACCACTTTGCCCGTTATGGCGGCGATGAATTCGTACTGGTGCTGACCGGTACCACGGTCAGTGAAGGCGTGACTGCGCTCGACCGCATCTGCGCCGAAACTGAAGTCTACGATTGGAGCAAGTTTGGACAAGGCATTGTGCTGACTGCTTCGATCGGGATTACCGATTTCCGTCCGGGGGAAACCATCGACGCTGCATTTCAGCGTGCCGACATGGCCCTGTACGCGGCCAAATCGGCTGGGCGCAATCGCGTCATGATCAGCCCTGACAGTTTCGATACCTCAAGCGACGGCACCACCATCCGCGCGTTCTAG